Proteins from a single region of Xyrauchen texanus isolate HMW12.3.18 chromosome 7, RBS_HiC_50CHRs, whole genome shotgun sequence:
- the LOC127646676 gene encoding oxidative stress-responsive serine-rich protein 1-like: MAAVEKVGKECEEETLQTAFKKLRVDAESSTTTVRVCETLASRLVSRGSPEGAKSKITSSKDNWLGCTRKPSRGVVRSQRRRRSKSPILHPPKFTYCSKMPPPPGHLKHKSPPEPDDISTSLSISVKKEVPFSAPCSTAFGVVGYETPLPTPKGQDSPQPIPRNPSNDDESVPENSPTLWSGQSSTDAAAVPSDFQSLSKLQEASQCPCGQRDCQCPVWPGVEVYSFTGLRNVISEYERKLPNPQDSSPNSRTYIGTTNTTSSSPRSCSEQARAYVDDITIEDLSGYMEYYLYIPKMSHMAEMMYT, from the exons ATGGCTGCTGTGGAAAAAGTAGGAAAGGAGTGCGAGGAGGAGACACTACAGACAGCTTTCAAGAAACTGCGTGTGGATGCTGAAAG TTCCACAACCACAGTACGTGTCTGTGAAACACTTGCTTCCAGATTGGTTTCTCGTGGCAGCCCGGAGGGAGCCAAATCCAAGATAACCTCCTCAAAAGATAACTGGCTCGG ATGTACACGAAAACCATCCCGAGGTGTTGTGAGAAGCCAACGACGGCGAAGATCAAAATCTCCCATCCTTCACCCTCCGAAGTTTACCTACTGCAGCAAAATGCCTCCCCCTCCTGGTCACCTAAAACACAAGAGCCCCCCAGAGCCTGATGACATCAGTACCTCTCTGAGCATCTCTGTCAAGAAGGAAGTACCGTTCTCTGCTCCCTGTTCCACTGCATTTGGAGTTGTCGGGTATGAaactcctctccctactcctaaAGGCCAGGATTCACCCCAGCCCATTCCAAGAAATCCCTCCAATGATGATGAGAGTGTTCCTGAAAACAGTCCCACTCTATGGAGCGGCCAGAGCTCTACGGATGCAGCCGCTGTTCCATCTGACTTTCAATCTCTGAGCAAGCTGCAGGAAGCCAGTCAGTGCCCATGTGGACAAAGAGATTGCCAGTGTCCCGTTTGGCCAGGCGTTGAGGTCTACTCATTCACCGGCCTTCGCAATGTGATCTCTGAATATGAACGTAAGCTGCCCAACCCGCAGGACAGTTCTCCCAACAGCAGAACTTACATTGGGACAACTAACACAACTTCCAGCTCCCCACGATCTTGTTCCGAACAAGCCCGTGCTTACGTAGATGACATCACAATAGAGGACCTTTCCGGCTACATGGAATATTACCTTTACATCCCCAAGATGTCACACATGGCTGAGATGATGTACACCtga